A genomic stretch from Tribolium castaneum strain GA2 chromosome 6, icTriCast1.1, whole genome shotgun sequence includes:
- the LOC103313935 gene encoding uncharacterized protein LOC103313935 isoform X3, with amino-acid sequence MCQTTDFRPFVPLRSLACAWLKRLVEDSSLSELQKNNYVKLLIYFLQKRKLGPPFNNHPSKVKDLAEMPQVCQSDESPRARSYNYDFSGDLLSYVAYQDIEDFGVHCYYAMSKQPITVWDRFDKSLFPSGVERRPQGPDLADEDGQAKAAVPDKELEEKKNEFAAKLEKKVRGENKKVMFLVSPLGTEAEPDDRIPPSWGSNLLLDNVDK; translated from the exons ATGTGCCAAACCACTGATTTTCGCCCTTTCGTCCCTCTCAG GTCGCTGGCATGTGCTTGGCTCAAACGCTTGGTCGAAGACTCCTCTCTGTCTGAATTACAAAAGAACAATTACGTCAAACTCCTAATATACTTCCTCCAGAAACGCAAACTCGGGCCCCCTTTCAACAACCACCCCTCGAAAGTCAAGGACTTGGCTGAAATGCCTCAA GTTTGTCAGAGTGATGAAAGCCCTCGGGCGCGGTCGTACAATTACGACTTTTCCGGGGATTTACTCAGTTATGTCGCTTATCAGGACATTGAGGATTTCGGGGTTCATTGTTATTACGCAATGTCTAAACAACCGATAACGGTCTGGGACAGGTTTGATAAGAGTCTTTTTCCTTCAGGGGTTGAGAGGAGGCCACAAGGGCCCGATCTGGCCGATGAAGACGGTCAAGCGAAGGCGGCGGTGCCAG ACAAGGAATTGGAGGAGAAGAAGAACGAGTTTGCGGCAAAATTGGAGAAGAAGGTCAGGGGGGAGAACAAGAAGGTCATGTTTTTGGTGTCTCCGCTCGGGACAGAGGCCGAGCCCGACGACAGGATTCCCCCCAGTTGGGGCTCCAACCTCCTCCTCGACAATGtcgacaaataa
- the LOC103313935 gene encoding uncharacterized protein LOC103313935 isoform X2: protein MSQSPPVDLYFYVKCAKPLIFALSSLSDRSLACAWLKRLVEDSSLSELQKNNYVKLLIYFLQKRKLGPPFNNHPSKVKDLAEMPQSDESPRARSYNYDFSGDLLSYVAYQDIEDFGVHCYYAMSKQPITVWDRFDKSLFPSGVERRPQGPDLADEDGQAKAAVPDKELEEKKNEFAAKLEKKVRGENKKVMFLVSPLGTEAEPDDRIPPSWGSNLLLDNVDK from the exons aTGTCTCAGTCGCCCCCTGTGGACCTTTACTTTTACGTAAAATGTGCCAAACCACTGATTTTCGCCCTTTCGTCCCTCTCAG ACAGGTCGCTGGCATGTGCTTGGCTCAAACGCTTGGTCGAAGACTCCTCTCTGTCTGAATTACAAAAGAACAATTACGTCAAACTCCTAATATACTTCCTCCAGAAACGCAAACTCGGGCCCCCTTTCAACAACCACCCCTCGAAAGTCAAGGACTTGGCTGAAATGCCTCAA AGTGATGAAAGCCCTCGGGCGCGGTCGTACAATTACGACTTTTCCGGGGATTTACTCAGTTATGTCGCTTATCAGGACATTGAGGATTTCGGGGTTCATTGTTATTACGCAATGTCTAAACAACCGATAACGGTCTGGGACAGGTTTGATAAGAGTCTTTTTCCTTCAGGGGTTGAGAGGAGGCCACAAGGGCCCGATCTGGCCGATGAAGACGGTCAAGCGAAGGCGGCGGTGCCAG ACAAGGAATTGGAGGAGAAGAAGAACGAGTTTGCGGCAAAATTGGAGAAGAAGGTCAGGGGGGAGAACAAGAAGGTCATGTTTTTGGTGTCTCCGCTCGGGACAGAGGCCGAGCCCGACGACAGGATTCCCCCCAGTTGGGGCTCCAACCTCCTCCTCGACAATGtcgacaaataa
- the LOC103313935 gene encoding uncharacterized protein LOC103313935 isoform X1, whose product MSQSPPVDLYFYVKCAKPLIFALSSLSDRSLACAWLKRLVEDSSLSELQKNNYVKLLIYFLQKRKLGPPFNNHPSKVKDLAEMPQVCQSDESPRARSYNYDFSGDLLSYVAYQDIEDFGVHCYYAMSKQPITVWDRFDKSLFPSGVERRPQGPDLADEDGQAKAAVPDKELEEKKNEFAAKLEKKVRGENKKVMFLVSPLGTEAEPDDRIPPSWGSNLLLDNVDK is encoded by the exons aTGTCTCAGTCGCCCCCTGTGGACCTTTACTTTTACGTAAAATGTGCCAAACCACTGATTTTCGCCCTTTCGTCCCTCTCAG ACAGGTCGCTGGCATGTGCTTGGCTCAAACGCTTGGTCGAAGACTCCTCTCTGTCTGAATTACAAAAGAACAATTACGTCAAACTCCTAATATACTTCCTCCAGAAACGCAAACTCGGGCCCCCTTTCAACAACCACCCCTCGAAAGTCAAGGACTTGGCTGAAATGCCTCAA GTTTGTCAGAGTGATGAAAGCCCTCGGGCGCGGTCGTACAATTACGACTTTTCCGGGGATTTACTCAGTTATGTCGCTTATCAGGACATTGAGGATTTCGGGGTTCATTGTTATTACGCAATGTCTAAACAACCGATAACGGTCTGGGACAGGTTTGATAAGAGTCTTTTTCCTTCAGGGGTTGAGAGGAGGCCACAAGGGCCCGATCTGGCCGATGAAGACGGTCAAGCGAAGGCGGCGGTGCCAG ACAAGGAATTGGAGGAGAAGAAGAACGAGTTTGCGGCAAAATTGGAGAAGAAGGTCAGGGGGGAGAACAAGAAGGTCATGTTTTTGGTGTCTCCGCTCGGGACAGAGGCCGAGCCCGACGACAGGATTCCCCCCAGTTGGGGCTCCAACCTCCTCCTCGACAATGtcgacaaataa
- the LOC103313935 gene encoding uncharacterized protein LOC103313935 isoform X4, translating into MSQSPPVDLYFYVKCAKPLIFALSSLSDRSLACAWLKRLVEDSSLSELQKNNYVKLLIYFLQKRKLGPPFNNHPSKVKDLAEMPQVGVERRPQGPDLADEDGQAKAAVPDKELEEKKNEFAAKLEKKVRGENKKVMFLVSPLGTEAEPDDRIPPSWGSNLLLDNVDK; encoded by the exons aTGTCTCAGTCGCCCCCTGTGGACCTTTACTTTTACGTAAAATGTGCCAAACCACTGATTTTCGCCCTTTCGTCCCTCTCAG ACAGGTCGCTGGCATGTGCTTGGCTCAAACGCTTGGTCGAAGACTCCTCTCTGTCTGAATTACAAAAGAACAATTACGTCAAACTCCTAATATACTTCCTCCAGAAACGCAAACTCGGGCCCCCTTTCAACAACCACCCCTCGAAAGTCAAGGACTTGGCTGAAATGCCTCAAGTCG GGGTTGAGAGGAGGCCACAAGGGCCCGATCTGGCCGATGAAGACGGTCAAGCGAAGGCGGCGGTGCCAG ACAAGGAATTGGAGGAGAAGAAGAACGAGTTTGCGGCAAAATTGGAGAAGAAGGTCAGGGGGGAGAACAAGAAGGTCATGTTTTTGGTGTCTCCGCTCGGGACAGAGGCCGAGCCCGACGACAGGATTCCCCCCAGTTGGGGCTCCAACCTCCTCCTCGACAATGtcgacaaataa